A stretch of the Vitis vinifera cultivar Pinot Noir 40024 chromosome 16, ASM3070453v1 genome encodes the following:
- the LOC104882099 gene encoding uncharacterized protein LOC104882099 isoform X1, whose protein sequence is MGKDWHWGGRSTKRGGGEGGGRPEGGGGGATTSCGGDKNNSATPSGCMSAVLQFFDFHQFQFVLHQPQPPLKPHSFLPEDPTLLKGVEAPRNSLESEESSLSSMSKEEEENLNIPVGIQIKTSGDTRLKVGATNDLSSESSCSPATKTPNLVARLMGLDLLPDDSLSPSSSSHQATQLPLGKSHFLHLQLQNSKRQPLQHRPSCHHRCFLDNDFMGTRSLPETPRISSARRSDVDHRLSLQINKENIGTSEELELSRSLSILSKRKEMMKHEDERSPSHYAKQIVKQVKESVGRRAGLDITNTVKFRDQGRDHEHAAPNKSKKNPKVCSKSGDEFSPSKQHSTPSCSPRLRFLETKTKPLSTSSTKDQKPHSPKPLSPLSSSSMDNHSQVKIPLKLKVQPLQNHHHNQQSPIKKCKKATGQHFGARLKKSPKTSETIRNKQEEPFVRPSTAKNPNHSDKKCKKTPLSTDLLNIAVPNLVPFKKEPSPPTTKIPQKQMHGGQSSKCSSSLSSCGTPKYEEEARHMPAAREKESEEKAMTTTQAQGAAEFQYISRILKRTGLDRDTPVSSIQFFSPSLPLHPSIFHQLEKPHATTPHPANPLLIFHLVNEFLPEILKPHVKNCHEMRGWELYEKLYEKIGSIKCWNCEVLEDIDAMVDEDLPKWKLRRARGYAEEEEEEIVAEIERDILEKLVHETTVDYGVGVRTETALLHCEYVTEATKQCLTPSHG, encoded by the exons ATGGGCAAGGACTGGCATTGGGGTGGTAGATCCACAAagagaggaggaggagaaggaggAGGACGACctgaaggaggaggaggaggagcaACTACTAGCTGTGGTGGAGACAAGAACAATAGTGCTACTCCTTCTGGGTGCATGAGTGCTGtccttcaattctttgattttcatCAGTTTCAGTTTGTTCTGCACCAACCACAACCTCCCCTCAAACCCCACTCTTTTCTTCCTGAAGACCCCACTCTCCTCAAAG GTGTGGAGGCTCCAAGGAATAGCTTGGAATCAGAGGAGTCTTCATTATCATCAAtgtccaaggaagaagaagaaaatttgaatatcCCA gTGGGAATTCAAATCAAAACAAGTGGAGACACAAGGCTAAAAGTAGGAGCTACAAATGATCTCTCTTCAGAAAGTAGCTGCTCTCCAGCCACCAAGACCCCAAATTTAGTAGCTAGACTAATGGGTCTTGATCTCCTCCCTGACGATAGTCTCTCACCTTCCTCATCCTCACACCAAGCCACCCAACTCCCCCTAGGAAAGtcccatttcctccatcttcaACTACAAAATTCAAAGAGACAGCCCCTCCAACATAGGCCAAGCTGCCACCACCGATGTTTCCTGGACAATGATTTTATGGGCACTCGATCTTTGCCTGAGACGCCGCGGATATCGTCTGCTAGAAGATCGGATGTTGATCACCGGCTTTCGCTTCAAATCAATAAGGAGAACATTGGAACGAGTGAGGAATTGGAGTTGTCACGCTCATTATCAATATTGAGTAAAAGAAAGGAGATGATGAAGCATGAAGATGAGAGAAGTCCAAGCCATTATGCTAAGCAGATTGTGAAGCAAGTTAAAGAGAGTGTGGGTCGGAGGGCTGGTTTGGATATTACAAATACTGTCAAATTCAGAGACCAAGGAAGAGACCATGAGCATGCTGCGCCAAACAAATCCAAGAAAAATCCCAAAGTTTGCAGTAAAAGTGGAGATGAATTCAGCCCAAGCAAGCAGCATTCAACACCATCATGTTCTCCAAGGCTTAGATTCCTGGAAACCAAGACCAAACCACTCTCAACATCATCCACAAAGGACCAAAAACCCCACTCTCCAAAACCCTTATCCCCATTATCCTCCTCATCGATGGATAACCATTCACAAGTTAAAATTCCATTGAAGCTAAAGGTACAGCCATTGCAAAATCATCACCATAACCAGCAGTCTCCAATcaaaaaatgcaagaaagccacCGGACAACACTTCGGCGCACGCCTGAAAAAGTCCCCGAAAACCTCGGAAACCATCCGGAACAAGCAAGAAGAGCCATTTGTGCGGCCATCTACAGCAAAAAATCCAAACCATTCAGACAAAAAATGCAAGAAGACCCCATTGTCTACTGATCTTCTCAACATCGCTGTTCCAAACCTTGTCCCATTCAAGAAGGAACCATCACCTCCTACTACAAAAATACCTCAAAAACAG ATGCATGGTGGTCAATCATCAAAATGTAGCAGCTCCTTGTCTAGTTGCGGGACACCAAAGTACGAAGAAGAAGCAAGGCATATGCCCGCAGCCCGAGAGAAGGAGAGCGAGGAGAAGGCCATGACGACCACCCAAGCCCAAGGCGCAGCTGAATTTCAGTACATCAGTAGAATACTAAAACGTACTGGCCTAGACAGGGACACCCCAGTGTCATCTATTCAATTcttctctccctccctccctctacACCCATCAATCTTCCACCAACTCGAAAAACCCCACGCCACCACCCCCCATCCTGCTAACCCATTGCTAATTTTCCACTTAGTTAATGAATTCCTTCCCGAAATCCTTAAACCCCACGTCAAGAATTGTCATGAGATGAGGGGATGGGAACTGTATGAAAAATTGTATGAGAAAATTGGAAGCATTAAATGTTGGAATTGTGAAGTGTTGGAGGACATTGACGCAATGGTAGATGAAGACTTGCCGAAATGGAAATTGAGGAGAGCGAGAGGGTATGcggaggaggaagaagaggagATTGTAGCAGAGATTGAGAGGGACATACTGGAGAAACTGGTACATGAGACCACCGTGGATTACGGGGTGGGAGTCCGTACAGAAACGGCGCTGCTACACTGTGAGTATGTGACAGAGGCCACCAAACAGTGTCTGACCCCATCACATGGGTGA
- the LOC104882099 gene encoding uncharacterized protein LOC104882099 isoform X2, producing MSKEEEENLNIPVGIQIKTSGDTRLKVGATNDLSSESSCSPATKTPNLVARLMGLDLLPDDSLSPSSSSHQATQLPLGKSHFLHLQLQNSKRQPLQHRPSCHHRCFLDNDFMGTRSLPETPRISSARRSDVDHRLSLQINKENIGTSEELELSRSLSILSKRKEMMKHEDERSPSHYAKQIVKQVKESVGRRAGLDITNTVKFRDQGRDHEHAAPNKSKKNPKVCSKSGDEFSPSKQHSTPSCSPRLRFLETKTKPLSTSSTKDQKPHSPKPLSPLSSSSMDNHSQVKIPLKLKVQPLQNHHHNQQSPIKKCKKATGQHFGARLKKSPKTSETIRNKQEEPFVRPSTAKNPNHSDKKCKKTPLSTDLLNIAVPNLVPFKKEPSPPTTKIPQKQMHGGQSSKCSSSLSSCGTPKYEEEARHMPAAREKESEEKAMTTTQAQGAAEFQYISRILKRTGLDRDTPVSSIQFFSPSLPLHPSIFHQLEKPHATTPHPANPLLIFHLVNEFLPEILKPHVKNCHEMRGWELYEKLYEKIGSIKCWNCEVLEDIDAMVDEDLPKWKLRRARGYAEEEEEEIVAEIERDILEKLVHETTVDYGVGVRTETALLHCEYVTEATKQCLTPSHG from the exons AtgtccaaggaagaagaagaaaatttgaatatcCCA gTGGGAATTCAAATCAAAACAAGTGGAGACACAAGGCTAAAAGTAGGAGCTACAAATGATCTCTCTTCAGAAAGTAGCTGCTCTCCAGCCACCAAGACCCCAAATTTAGTAGCTAGACTAATGGGTCTTGATCTCCTCCCTGACGATAGTCTCTCACCTTCCTCATCCTCACACCAAGCCACCCAACTCCCCCTAGGAAAGtcccatttcctccatcttcaACTACAAAATTCAAAGAGACAGCCCCTCCAACATAGGCCAAGCTGCCACCACCGATGTTTCCTGGACAATGATTTTATGGGCACTCGATCTTTGCCTGAGACGCCGCGGATATCGTCTGCTAGAAGATCGGATGTTGATCACCGGCTTTCGCTTCAAATCAATAAGGAGAACATTGGAACGAGTGAGGAATTGGAGTTGTCACGCTCATTATCAATATTGAGTAAAAGAAAGGAGATGATGAAGCATGAAGATGAGAGAAGTCCAAGCCATTATGCTAAGCAGATTGTGAAGCAAGTTAAAGAGAGTGTGGGTCGGAGGGCTGGTTTGGATATTACAAATACTGTCAAATTCAGAGACCAAGGAAGAGACCATGAGCATGCTGCGCCAAACAAATCCAAGAAAAATCCCAAAGTTTGCAGTAAAAGTGGAGATGAATTCAGCCCAAGCAAGCAGCATTCAACACCATCATGTTCTCCAAGGCTTAGATTCCTGGAAACCAAGACCAAACCACTCTCAACATCATCCACAAAGGACCAAAAACCCCACTCTCCAAAACCCTTATCCCCATTATCCTCCTCATCGATGGATAACCATTCACAAGTTAAAATTCCATTGAAGCTAAAGGTACAGCCATTGCAAAATCATCACCATAACCAGCAGTCTCCAATcaaaaaatgcaagaaagccacCGGACAACACTTCGGCGCACGCCTGAAAAAGTCCCCGAAAACCTCGGAAACCATCCGGAACAAGCAAGAAGAGCCATTTGTGCGGCCATCTACAGCAAAAAATCCAAACCATTCAGACAAAAAATGCAAGAAGACCCCATTGTCTACTGATCTTCTCAACATCGCTGTTCCAAACCTTGTCCCATTCAAGAAGGAACCATCACCTCCTACTACAAAAATACCTCAAAAACAG ATGCATGGTGGTCAATCATCAAAATGTAGCAGCTCCTTGTCTAGTTGCGGGACACCAAAGTACGAAGAAGAAGCAAGGCATATGCCCGCAGCCCGAGAGAAGGAGAGCGAGGAGAAGGCCATGACGACCACCCAAGCCCAAGGCGCAGCTGAATTTCAGTACATCAGTAGAATACTAAAACGTACTGGCCTAGACAGGGACACCCCAGTGTCATCTATTCAATTcttctctccctccctccctctacACCCATCAATCTTCCACCAACTCGAAAAACCCCACGCCACCACCCCCCATCCTGCTAACCCATTGCTAATTTTCCACTTAGTTAATGAATTCCTTCCCGAAATCCTTAAACCCCACGTCAAGAATTGTCATGAGATGAGGGGATGGGAACTGTATGAAAAATTGTATGAGAAAATTGGAAGCATTAAATGTTGGAATTGTGAAGTGTTGGAGGACATTGACGCAATGGTAGATGAAGACTTGCCGAAATGGAAATTGAGGAGAGCGAGAGGGTATGcggaggaggaagaagaggagATTGTAGCAGAGATTGAGAGGGACATACTGGAGAAACTGGTACATGAGACCACCGTGGATTACGGGGTGGGAGTCCGTACAGAAACGGCGCTGCTACACTGTGAGTATGTGACAGAGGCCACCAAACAGTGTCTGACCCCATCACATGGGTGA
- the LOC100245789 gene encoding uncharacterized protein LOC100245789 — MAQNPSLAPEIGPDGLAREAPVIAYTERIIEEEQLQLKKYIEENYSKIRDVERELSNLTFELKLTAGPKKAALELLRKKIEMSTERISVAKQKEEQARKVWEAASKAVKDEEAVKQKLCDDLSQLVQESSHTQFSRLEELKRRLEALNPSRASISGSHDGKLLPQPQSSTVPDASSAPLIVDPSGGAGENVANQGNGGNVPATNGHNQQPNVEGEGRGKKKSFIQGRGRGIGAVPKGRGSSAPGWTGAGFDVDGRT; from the exons ATGGCGCAAAATCCATCGCTTGCTCCAGAGATCGGACCCGATGGGCTTGCCAGAGAAGCTCCTGTCATAGCCTACACTGAAAGG ATTATCGAGGAAGAGCAGCTTCAATTGAAGAA AtatattgaagaaaattattcaaaaatccgTGATGTTGAAAGAGAGCTATCAAATCTTACATTCGAATTGAAGCTTACAGCTGGGCCAAAAAAGGCAG CACTTGAACtcttgagaaagaaaatagaaatgtcGACGGAAAGAATTAGTGTTGCTAAGCAGAAGGAAGAACAAGCACGAAAG GTGTGGGAAGCGGCATCAAAGGCTGTGAAAGATGAGGAAGCAGTTAAGCAGAAGTTGTGTGATGACTTAAGCCAACTG GTTCAAGAAAGCAGTCACACCCAGTTTTCTAGACTGGAGGAACTCAAAAGGCGTCTGGAAGCTTTGAACCCAAGCCGAGCTTCCATCTCTGGCTCTCAT GATGGGAAATTATTGCCGCAACCACAGAGTAGCACAGTTCCAGATGCTTCGTCAGCTCCTCTTATAGTGGATCCATCTGGTGGTGCAGGTGAAAATGTGGCCAATCAAGGAAATGGTGGAAACGTTCCTGCTACAAATGGTCACAATCAACAGCCTAATGTTGAGGGAGAAGGgagaggaaagaagaaaagtttTATCCAAGGGAGGGGAAGGGGAATTGGGGCTGTGCCCAAGGGTAGAGGATCTTCTGCACCTGGCTGGACGGGTGCTGGTTTTGATGTGGATGGTAGAACTTAA